Proteins encoded together in one Pseudomonas sp. Seg1 window:
- a CDS encoding neuraminidase-like domain-containing protein, with protein MALNNIGGLLEKRRSALLEYCIGKAGSEKYTFLKTPADLFELLRMDPLDSYQVQSSRVAEAISCTQQFIHAAYRKLEPGLDSHEFDPDDLAAWALYSNYPDWAAVQLISCYPENFINPFVRQRKTSLFKNLENNLNQARLNNDSVQTALQEYLQAFEQTCDLEVISCYMDGTTPANAKYYFVGRQRVQPFQYFWRSADIELGPDSVAVNPAAWSEWQAIEVPIADKVPNIRPVVWNGRLCLVWTEWQDKVAGKEPGEYIPNKLTVKLALMMQNGQWLAPLTVSIKDLEHELPPGTRLIASVQVDTLHPKGKLGILVSGKATAGDPLRVHAVYDVLMRPVQRDSGFWLDAALDRFVSNETVQHPLLPEVTVVPHPAEGVIAPYLELDVTALRVGDKDKLTVKGYCWPTGHRGTADIRLGLAFDDENVVEAKNLSLAGDWNIGPWVGERDKGSWPNPTIFSLGPVITSPETQRSLFDLTIVNLTDFVPPSLVKNTVDAAQFLSFNQTGLALKYTRLNSLFGPELVQRSNYSVASVLDWDTQFIPEPPPTGQVINEPSGAFNGANGLFFWEIFFHLPHLMATRLRDEERFPEAQNWLHYLFDPQAPADPPTSPLPNPKPKYWRCRPLNIVKETGDPGCETQNPTDPDAIGYAAPAHFQILVFTDYVKNLMAWGDWYYRQLTRDSLVAAKLCYVQAGFLMGKAPTANTGTRWQPEKVQDLLEKSSTRPKLEQFEKNLKFSLADFPVASDAAPMLGLLACGPFEIPINQSLLDLFAAPDQRLHNLRNNLTLDGKPLDIPLFSPPTDPNQLLRDLASGGVAGPRPMGGRLVINAFRWRVMFEVALRAVQALQDNGTQVLSLLERRDRAEQEELQQNHMVELGSYAETVQEQSIAQLEASVTALRQSRSVAQERADAYAKRYDENVSTIEYQVMDSLHQSKVFSLVARSIKPAGAVLASLPNILGFSNGGHRLEKLADAVIFGLEIASSLQQIDADRQSTTEGYRRRRSDWALQRDQALAEVRAMDAQIAAQNHAVTAARSNLAQTLRANTQALTVYNYLKKRASNAELFGWMLGQLKALHYQAYDAVISLCLSAQASLAAETGDYDAQIALPQVWLDHRHGLTAGDQLRGHLLRLEREYLQRHERRLELVKTISLRQLFDDKVEGQVGIDSWADALDQLQKTGTLEFKLTQLLFDRDHPGHFCRQISSVEVDLPVLTGPFENVRATLLQISSMTATRPTTQSVEYLHNPGLGAPSDVVINLRAAQQIALSIGLADNGLTAMKPDEGLLNPFENTGAISSWKLSFPWFKKPQQTALLESMTDCILRIRYTAKAGEPPFVQKVEDLVTQAENARLNQQVEGVGSHE; from the coding sequence ATGGCATTGAATAATATTGGCGGGCTGCTGGAAAAGCGTCGTTCGGCGCTGCTGGAATACTGCATCGGCAAAGCAGGCAGTGAGAAATACACTTTTCTGAAAACACCGGCCGATCTGTTCGAACTGCTGCGCATGGATCCGCTGGACAGCTATCAGGTGCAGAGTTCCCGGGTGGCCGAAGCGATCAGCTGTACGCAGCAATTCATTCATGCGGCGTATCGCAAGCTTGAGCCGGGCCTTGATTCGCACGAGTTCGACCCGGACGATCTTGCCGCGTGGGCGCTCTACAGCAACTACCCCGATTGGGCCGCGGTGCAGCTGATTTCGTGCTACCCGGAAAACTTCATCAATCCCTTTGTGCGTCAACGCAAGACCAGCCTGTTCAAGAACCTGGAAAACAACCTCAATCAGGCGCGTCTGAACAACGATTCCGTGCAGACCGCGCTGCAAGAGTATCTGCAAGCCTTCGAGCAGACCTGCGACCTTGAGGTGATCAGTTGCTACATGGACGGCACGACGCCTGCCAACGCCAAATACTATTTTGTCGGGCGTCAACGGGTGCAGCCTTTTCAGTACTTCTGGCGCTCGGCGGATATTGAACTCGGCCCTGACAGTGTGGCGGTCAATCCGGCTGCGTGGAGCGAATGGCAAGCCATTGAAGTTCCCATCGCTGACAAGGTGCCGAACATCCGCCCGGTGGTCTGGAATGGCCGCTTGTGTCTGGTCTGGACTGAATGGCAAGACAAGGTTGCCGGCAAGGAGCCGGGTGAGTACATTCCCAACAAACTGACCGTCAAGCTGGCGCTCATGATGCAAAACGGCCAGTGGCTGGCACCGCTGACGGTGTCTATCAAGGACCTTGAGCATGAGCTTCCGCCGGGCACCCGGTTGATCGCGAGCGTGCAAGTCGACACTCTTCACCCCAAGGGCAAGCTGGGCATTCTGGTGTCGGGCAAGGCTACGGCTGGAGACCCGTTGAGGGTACATGCGGTCTACGACGTGCTGATGCGCCCCGTACAGCGCGATTCCGGGTTCTGGCTGGATGCAGCACTCGACCGGTTTGTCAGCAATGAAACGGTTCAACATCCATTGCTCCCTGAGGTGACGGTTGTTCCCCATCCAGCAGAGGGGGTGATAGCGCCGTATCTGGAACTGGACGTCACGGCGTTGCGGGTAGGGGACAAGGATAAGCTGACGGTCAAAGGTTATTGCTGGCCCACGGGACATCGCGGTACCGCAGACATACGTCTGGGATTGGCTTTTGACGATGAAAACGTGGTTGAGGCCAAAAACCTGTCTCTCGCGGGTGACTGGAACATCGGACCTTGGGTAGGCGAGCGAGATAAAGGCTCATGGCCCAATCCGACTATATTCTCACTGGGCCCCGTAATAACCTCACCGGAGACGCAAAGAAGTCTGTTTGACCTGACGATTGTCAACCTTACGGATTTCGTCCCGCCCAGCCTGGTGAAAAACACCGTTGATGCCGCACAGTTTCTGTCTTTCAACCAGACTGGACTGGCGTTGAAATACACCCGGCTCAATTCGTTGTTTGGCCCCGAGCTGGTGCAGCGCTCGAACTATTCCGTGGCGAGTGTGCTGGACTGGGACACTCAGTTCATCCCGGAGCCGCCGCCGACCGGCCAAGTGATCAATGAGCCCAGTGGTGCCTTCAACGGTGCCAACGGTCTGTTCTTCTGGGAGATCTTTTTCCACCTGCCACATTTGATGGCCACACGCCTGCGCGACGAAGAGCGCTTCCCGGAGGCACAGAACTGGCTGCATTACCTGTTCGATCCGCAGGCACCTGCTGATCCACCCACCTCGCCTCTGCCCAATCCCAAGCCGAAGTACTGGCGCTGCCGGCCCCTGAATATCGTCAAGGAAACGGGCGACCCTGGTTGTGAAACGCAGAACCCCACGGACCCGGATGCCATCGGTTACGCGGCGCCCGCGCACTTCCAGATCCTGGTGTTCACCGACTACGTGAAAAACCTGATGGCTTGGGGCGACTGGTATTACCGACAGCTGACCCGTGACAGCCTGGTGGCCGCCAAGCTGTGCTACGTCCAGGCCGGTTTTTTGATGGGCAAGGCACCTACGGCCAACACCGGTACTCGCTGGCAACCCGAGAAGGTTCAAGACCTTCTGGAAAAAAGCAGCACCCGACCGAAGCTCGAGCAGTTTGAAAAAAACCTGAAGTTCAGCCTGGCGGATTTCCCGGTCGCCTCCGACGCCGCACCAATGCTGGGGCTGCTGGCGTGCGGGCCGTTTGAAATTCCGATCAATCAGTCGTTGCTCGACTTGTTTGCAGCGCCGGATCAACGCCTGCATAACCTGCGCAACAATCTCACCCTCGACGGCAAACCGCTGGACATTCCGCTGTTCAGCCCGCCTACGGACCCCAATCAATTGCTGCGTGACTTGGCTTCCGGTGGCGTGGCCGGGCCGAGGCCGATGGGCGGGCGGCTGGTGATCAATGCTTTCCGCTGGCGAGTGATGTTCGAGGTCGCGTTGCGCGCGGTGCAAGCGTTGCAGGATAACGGCACTCAGGTGCTGAGCCTGCTTGAACGGCGCGATCGTGCCGAGCAGGAAGAGTTGCAGCAAAACCATATGGTGGAACTGGGCAGCTACGCCGAGACGGTGCAGGAGCAGTCCATCGCTCAGTTGGAAGCGAGTGTGACGGCGTTGCGGCAAAGTCGCTCGGTGGCGCAGGAGCGCGCCGATGCTTACGCAAAACGCTATGACGAAAACGTTTCGACGATCGAATATCAGGTCATGGACAGCCTGCATCAGTCCAAGGTGTTCTCTCTGGTGGCCAGGTCGATCAAACCGGCGGGCGCGGTGCTGGCCTCGTTGCCGAATATTTTGGGCTTTTCCAACGGCGGGCATCGGCTCGAGAAACTGGCGGACGCGGTGATATTCGGTCTGGAAATCGCCTCGTCACTGCAGCAAATCGATGCCGACCGACAGAGCACCACGGAAGGTTACCGTCGTCGCCGCAGTGACTGGGCGTTGCAACGTGATCAGGCGCTGGCCGAGGTGCGGGCCATGGATGCGCAGATCGCTGCGCAGAATCACGCGGTCACCGCTGCCCGGTCCAATCTGGCGCAAACCCTCAGGGCCAATACTCAGGCGCTGACGGTTTACAACTACCTGAAAAAACGTGCGAGCAATGCCGAGTTGTTCGGCTGGATGCTCGGCCAGCTCAAGGCATTGCACTATCAGGCCTACGATGCGGTGATCAGCCTGTGCCTCAGTGCCCAGGCTTCGCTGGCCGCCGAAACCGGTGATTACGATGCGCAGATCGCGTTGCCGCAGGTCTGGCTCGACCACCGTCATGGCCTGACCGCCGGTGATCAATTACGTGGGCATCTGCTTCGGCTGGAACGTGAATACCTGCAACGCCACGAACGCCGGCTGGAACTGGTGAAAACCATCTCCCTGCGGCAGTTGTTCGACGACAAGGTTGAAGGTCAGGTCGGGATCGATAGTTGGGCCGATGCACTGGATCAGTTGCAAAAGACCGGCACGCTGGAGTTCAAACTGACCCAACTGCTGTTTGATCGTGATCATCCGGGGCATTTCTGCCGGCAGATCAGTTCGGTGGAGGTCGATCTGCCGGTTTTGACCGGGCCGTTCGAGAATGTACGGGCGACCTTGCTCCAGATCAGCAGCATGACGGCGACCCGGCCCACCACACAATCGGTCGAGTACCTGCACAATCCCGGGCTCGGGGCGCCTTCGGATGTGGTGATCAACCTGCGCGCCGCTCAGCAGATTGCATTGTCGATCGGGCTGGCCGACAACGGCCTGACGGCCATGAAACCCGATGAAGGCCTGCTCAACCCGTTCGAAAACACCGGCGCGATCTCCAGTTGGAAATTGTCTTTCCCGTGGTTCAAAAAGCCGCAGCAAACCGCGCTGCTTGAATCGATGACCGACTGCATCCTGCGCATCCGCTATACCGCCAAGGCTGGCGAACCGCCGTTTGTGCAAAAGGTTGAAGACCTGGTCACTCAGGCTGAAAACGCCAGGCTGAACCAGCAGGTCGAAGGAGTGGGCAGTCATGAGTGA
- a CDS encoding Tc toxin subunit A, producing MADSRRPALQLFAQLFGEGQHVQDTGLKNLQSYLEQEGSIFPLVEKGVQGLIRELELRPDDAKRFLRRANSMATYVRRQFIEQTLTGDKTAAARPSSGLLSMVEGPDYHNLIGTDFAALCPVDALESILSPVAYLIELLRWIRDRIESIPGREKKYELHERRMDLLPLQVDFNAVYQSISSVDIIIAVLEAFITRNLQETSIEDGLIEARYPNGLPYYQHWVTIDGVVQLHGLSVGDFEHKVDLAYPYFLQANARGANTGRGFAKASRLGPYQRQLLTEERVDYEEGREGFYARNFGTDDANNKYGNLNQVAFFGERTKLGSTQIEALLSIRDFAPVRSPNVQTYPGNIPEEPDARESERSGSVYINNNTAPALGIYDDGQDRHRLTANPDTVSGFNHYDRMNRMVRLANWTGLPYDQVDALLVAAIRAVERGNAPPDGSEMIISDGVVHAFGLFQTLNERYGCTAADFAVFIGELSLYGRGEALSQFDQIFNGQNGYLQPLVLDNGPFPLLPAPGQVDLTISQLCSGLAIDLQTYFYLATTVARAHGLTDTLRRSPAIISSFYRLVRLPRLLSITPVEGVLMLSVLGGDAWVNGLAGIPLIHTVPGSAPDVLELIEAMRSGEQWSTQNNPSILWTLQHVVAAQPALEPSEQDLQFFEQIRNLLPTALLSNSTFLMAGVPPAGAADWLDFLATGADGLGPIVDADGLLLPFDGTAEHYSAVVREKVTWAVEAGLGAIDVPLRQSIIETMSGVVLQVRDAQASLVKETLAVYAGIAVELAIPVLSWADATVHYLLQEVLEHYDVSAEASRRPASRNASPLLDLLAEVRRRSEVVVTLDLSATLLLDYLEYGHLAWFDQADKHELSVRTLYYLTTLTRAFDLSEQPAQKLLDYLRQVNALPTVTGDARRLAQQAAAIKLADFFGWSVQEVRECVSRIDTTDLKILKNLSQLDLLMRVRVLSAETGMDALTIFLVGSLPESGDKRAYADAAELVLLGEQRSRASMVHVPGDLKALVKTTCTVEGSSTVVARKRGEKVTFKVTLIDAEGKPLSGVNVYWQAALGNIETGATEVNGTLLATFTPGAIMGTDTPVYWLDLFEPEYAPSIDIVAESSTLNFPPAELSPTPLGIVPKGQEVELYALLEDAYGNLGKNSLVEWEFESYEPGIFTSATIRPRQGFTDKQGLTRVFVSSETGGTFVFSVRTQSGESETVFVKPITFE from the coding sequence ATGGCTGATTCGCGTCGTCCCGCCCTGCAACTGTTCGCTCAGTTGTTTGGTGAGGGCCAACACGTACAAGACACCGGGCTGAAAAACCTGCAGTCCTACCTTGAGCAGGAGGGGTCGATTTTTCCTCTGGTGGAGAAGGGCGTTCAGGGCCTGATCAGGGAGCTTGAATTGCGCCCGGATGACGCAAAGCGGTTTTTGCGCAGGGCCAACAGCATGGCCACGTATGTGCGTCGCCAGTTTATCGAGCAGACCCTGACGGGCGACAAAACGGCCGCAGCACGCCCTTCGAGCGGCTTGTTGTCGATGGTTGAAGGCCCCGATTATCACAATCTGATCGGCACTGATTTTGCCGCGTTGTGCCCGGTGGATGCGCTGGAGTCGATCTTGTCGCCGGTGGCCTACCTGATCGAACTGTTGCGCTGGATTCGCGACCGCATCGAGTCTATTCCAGGGCGCGAGAAAAAATACGAACTGCATGAGCGCCGTATGGATCTGCTGCCCCTGCAGGTCGACTTCAACGCGGTGTATCAGTCGATATCGTCGGTGGACATCATCATTGCGGTGCTGGAGGCGTTCATCACCAGGAACCTGCAAGAGACGTCGATCGAGGATGGCTTGATCGAAGCCCGCTACCCCAATGGCCTGCCGTATTACCAGCACTGGGTCACGATTGACGGCGTTGTGCAGTTGCACGGTCTTTCGGTCGGGGACTTCGAGCACAAAGTTGACCTGGCGTACCCCTATTTTCTGCAAGCCAATGCCCGTGGCGCCAATACCGGTCGCGGCTTCGCCAAGGCTTCAAGGCTCGGCCCTTATCAGCGGCAATTGCTGACTGAGGAACGGGTGGATTATGAAGAAGGTCGCGAAGGTTTTTACGCCCGTAACTTCGGCACGGATGATGCCAACAATAAGTACGGCAATCTGAATCAGGTCGCTTTTTTCGGCGAACGCACAAAGTTGGGCAGCACACAAATCGAAGCCTTGTTGTCGATTCGCGATTTTGCTCCGGTGCGCTCGCCCAATGTGCAAACCTACCCCGGCAACATTCCGGAGGAGCCAGATGCGCGTGAAAGCGAGCGTTCGGGCTCGGTCTACATCAACAACAACACCGCACCGGCGTTGGGTATTTACGACGATGGCCAGGACCGCCATCGACTGACGGCAAACCCCGACACAGTCTCCGGTTTCAATCACTACGACCGGATGAACCGGATGGTGCGTCTGGCCAACTGGACGGGATTGCCTTACGACCAGGTCGATGCGTTGCTGGTGGCGGCCATCAGGGCTGTAGAGCGTGGCAATGCACCTCCCGATGGGAGCGAGATGATTATCTCGGACGGCGTAGTTCACGCCTTCGGGCTGTTTCAGACCCTGAACGAGCGCTATGGCTGCACCGCCGCTGACTTTGCCGTGTTTATCGGTGAACTGTCACTGTACGGTCGCGGCGAAGCGCTCTCGCAGTTCGACCAGATCTTCAACGGTCAGAACGGTTATCTTCAACCGCTGGTGCTCGACAATGGTCCGTTTCCCCTGTTACCGGCGCCGGGCCAGGTCGATTTGACGATCAGCCAACTGTGCAGCGGTCTGGCGATCGACCTGCAGACGTATTTTTATCTGGCAACCACGGTGGCCAGGGCTCATGGATTGACCGACACGCTGAGGCGCAGTCCGGCGATCATCTCAAGCTTTTACCGTTTGGTCAGACTGCCGCGGTTGCTCAGCATCACACCGGTTGAAGGTGTGCTGATGCTGTCGGTACTCGGCGGGGATGCATGGGTCAACGGCCTGGCAGGCATTCCACTTATCCACACCGTGCCGGGCAGCGCTCCGGATGTGCTGGAACTGATCGAAGCCATGCGCAGCGGTGAACAGTGGTCGACGCAAAACAATCCGTCGATTTTGTGGACGTTGCAACACGTGGTCGCAGCGCAACCGGCACTGGAGCCGTCCGAGCAGGATCTGCAGTTTTTTGAACAGATTCGCAACTTGTTGCCGACCGCGCTGTTATCCAACAGCACTTTTCTGATGGCGGGTGTGCCGCCGGCCGGCGCCGCTGACTGGCTGGATTTCCTGGCGACCGGCGCGGACGGTCTGGGTCCGATTGTCGATGCCGATGGCCTGCTTTTACCCTTTGACGGGACAGCGGAGCATTACTCGGCTGTTGTTCGTGAAAAAGTCACTTGGGCCGTCGAAGCCGGCTTGGGGGCGATCGATGTGCCATTGCGCCAGTCCATCATCGAAACCATGTCAGGTGTGGTTTTGCAGGTGCGGGACGCTCAGGCGTCGCTGGTCAAAGAGACGCTGGCCGTTTATGCCGGTATCGCTGTGGAACTGGCCATACCCGTTCTGAGTTGGGCCGATGCCACGGTCCATTACCTGTTGCAAGAAGTGCTTGAGCATTACGACGTGAGCGCCGAGGCATCGCGCCGACCAGCCAGCCGCAACGCCAGCCCGCTGCTTGATCTGCTGGCTGAAGTACGACGGCGCAGCGAGGTCGTAGTGACGCTGGACTTGAGCGCCACGCTATTGCTGGACTATCTGGAATATGGCCACTTGGCCTGGTTTGATCAGGCCGACAAACATGAGTTGTCGGTGCGCACACTGTATTACCTGACAACGTTGACCCGGGCATTCGACTTAAGCGAGCAACCGGCGCAAAAGCTGTTGGATTATCTGCGTCAGGTCAATGCATTGCCCACTGTCACGGGTGATGCGCGGAGGCTGGCGCAACAGGCCGCCGCTATCAAACTGGCCGATTTTTTTGGCTGGAGTGTGCAGGAAGTGCGCGAGTGCGTCAGCCGCATCGACACCACCGACCTCAAGATATTGAAGAACCTCAGTCAACTCGATCTGTTGATGCGCGTTCGTGTGCTATCGGCTGAAACCGGCATGGACGCGTTGACGATTTTTCTGGTCGGCAGTTTGCCCGAGAGCGGCGACAAAAGAGCCTATGCCGATGCCGCCGAACTCGTCCTGCTGGGTGAGCAACGTTCACGCGCATCCATGGTGCACGTGCCGGGTGATCTCAAGGCGCTGGTCAAGACCACGTGCACCGTAGAGGGTTCTTCCACGGTGGTGGCCAGAAAGCGTGGAGAGAAAGTCACCTTTAAGGTGACGCTCATCGATGCCGAGGGGAAGCCGTTGAGCGGCGTCAACGTTTACTGGCAAGCGGCCTTGGGCAACATCGAAACGGGCGCTACCGAGGTGAACGGTACGCTGCTGGCCACGTTCACTCCGGGAGCGATCATGGGCACGGACACGCCCGTGTACTGGCTGGATCTGTTTGAGCCTGAGTACGCGCCGTCCATCGATATCGTCGCCGAGTCCAGTACCCTGAATTTTCCACCAGCAGAATTGTCGCCAACGCCGTTGGGGATTGTGCCAAAAGGCCAGGAAGTCGAGCTCTATGCGCTGCTTGAGGACGCCTACGGCAACCTTGGGAAAAACTCGCTCGTGGAGTGGGAATTCGAGTCCTACGAACCCGGGATATTCACCAGCGCGACTATCCGGCCAAGGCAGGGGTTCACCGACAAGCAGGGGCTGACCCGGGTCTTTGTGTCGAGCGAAACGGGGGGCACCTTTGTTTTCAGCGTCAGAACCCAGTCTGGCGAAAGTGAAACCGTCTTCGTCAAGCCCATCACCTTCGAATGA